Proteins encoded within one genomic window of Sulfurovum sp. XGS-02:
- the nadD gene encoding nicotinate (nicotinamide) nucleotide adenylyltransferase: MVNHQKPTIAIFGGSFDPPHKGHQLIVEKAVEKLQIDQLLVVPAYLNPFKTSTLADAPTRLAWCHTLFDPIERVKVDDYEIKEGKSTVTSQSVKHFNQRYHVKYLIIGSDNLSTLTKWHAFEWLNETITWVIATRDDHHLETDELKNWKLLHIDAPISSTQIREEKDLQFIDGKIRESVKHILERPHHMTIDERIENIVKVLDDKKAEEIEVFNLDDADYIAKRVVIANSLNPKHTLALFDHLKTELKKQGDTFLASDSSDEWSVADLGDILIHIMIPEYRQRYSLETFLNELVENQKKQDSDLA; this comes from the coding sequence TTGGTTAATCATCAAAAGCCTACTATAGCTATCTTTGGGGGGAGTTTTGACCCTCCGCATAAAGGACACCAACTAATCGTTGAAAAAGCTGTAGAAAAGTTACAAATTGATCAACTGTTAGTCGTACCTGCCTATCTGAACCCTTTTAAAACATCTACACTGGCTGATGCTCCTACACGGCTTGCATGGTGTCATACACTATTTGACCCTATTGAGCGTGTGAAAGTAGATGACTATGAGATCAAAGAAGGTAAAAGTACAGTCACCTCACAAAGTGTAAAACATTTTAACCAAAGATACCATGTCAAGTATCTGATCATAGGATCTGACAACCTGTCAACATTGACAAAATGGCATGCATTCGAATGGCTGAATGAAACAATAACTTGGGTTATAGCAACACGGGACGATCATCATTTAGAGACGGATGAACTTAAAAACTGGAAGCTTCTGCATATAGATGCCCCTATAAGTTCAACCCAAATAAGAGAAGAGAAAGATTTACAATTTATTGACGGAAAGATCAGAGAATCTGTCAAGCATATATTAGAAAGGCCACACCATATGACAATAGACGAAAGAATAGAAAATATCGTAAAAGTACTTGACGATAAGAAAGCTGAAGAGATAGAAGTATTTAACCTTGATGATGCAGATTATATAGCAAAACGTGTAGTGATCGCAAACTCACTCAATCCTAAACACACCCTTGCACTTTTTGACCATCTAAAAACGGAGCTTAAAAAACAAGGAGATACATTTCTTGCATCAGACTCAAGTGATGAGTGGTCCGTAGCTGACCTTGGAGATATACTTATCCATATCATGATACCTGAATACAGACAACGCTATTCACTTGAAACATTTTTAAATGAACTCGTTGAGAATCAGAAGAAACAGGATAGCGATCTAGCATAA